From the genome of Maniola hyperantus chromosome 9, iAphHyp1.2, whole genome shotgun sequence:
aaggtcgacggttcaaaccccgcccgttgcactattgtcgtacctactcctagcacaagcctgacgcttagttggagaggaaaggggaatattagtcatttaacatggctaatattcttcataaaaataaaaaaagtgatcctatatgggttccttcTTTTTTAGGAATTGATCCCCAAAAAGTGGTTACATGAGCATGGTGCGCAGTTTGATGAAGTCGCAGTGCTCGGGGTTCTCGACCTCCACCACGCCCCAGGGGTAGAGACGGCCGCGCACGCGGCGCCCGCGCACCTCCAGCTGCTGCCCCGCGCCGCACACCGCGAATGGCACCGCGGCCTTCAGCTGCCGCACCTGAGCGGAAAATAACGAGTTTCGCGAATCACTCCTTCGGCCTGTACAGATGAAGGACTATTGTCCCACTCTAATGAGCTTCCGAGGCGGTCAAgcagcttgacgtcaagcacgtaatttgttttgcttgatcaagctatTTGATGCGCGCTTGATAcgcccgtcaagcggcttgatcaagcaaacggcacttttctcatatctTCCGAGACAACACTGTCCAAATGTCGCGTCAAGCAAGAATAAAAAATCGCATCAAGCCGCTTGAGTCTCGGAAGTTCTTAATGATAAACGTAGCATCCACCTATCAACACATCATACACATGGCGTTACTGTCACGGAACTGTAAATTGGTGGCGATCACAATGGATCTGAGACGGTCGAAGTGATTCAGGGAATCTAAGGGCCTAAATAGCCTCAACGAAAAATAAGATTGTTCCCGGAGGACAAAAATGGATCGCATAACTCCACATGCTGGAGTACGGTAAACACCGTAGTAAAATATGACTAACTTTCGTTTTCCGCGGACAATAATATAGTCCCTCGTCGGCGCAGGACCTTACAAGGCTGGCCTCATattataagaaactagctgatgctgatgatctctatgccaaaaatcaggttgattggttgcttagttagggtatgaaggaaggacaaacaaacaaacacacgttcgcatttataaaattagtatagatTGTCTGACAGAAAAAATCTACCACGCGTCGAATGGCACTCTACTCATGAGTACATTTTTGTACTAGACCTTACAGACTATCTATCAGAATTTTGCCGAAACGGACATTAGCTTCTGATGAAAGTTTTCTGACAGACAATTTCTGAGAGTCCATGGCCGGCGTTACAGTTGGCATCAGgaaaagtatatatttttaaaattatgaaatcaaataaatgataatttaaaatgtatattAATTACATTACCTTTCAAACCCCTTGAATAAATAGGATTAAAGTTATTCAACGTAAAATTTGCACTAGGTgcatttttttagttatttaaactaaaaaaatgcaCCTAGTGCAAATTTCTGTTTCAGTTACCTGTTCTTTATAATCTTCATCTTCGTCACTGTCGCAATCAGGCAGAGGGTATATTTTAATCCCCTCTCTTTCAATCTCTTCCATTACCTATTAAATTCAAATACTGTTAACATAACCTGAGAAGAAATAGCTAAATCATCTAAAGTCTATACACAACGGTTTGAGCTGGACttaatatatcagtcagtcagttaatcttTTTACATATGCTAgcgatctctatttttttttgtaataaaatatgacatattattatttatttaaaatatgacatattattatttatttaaaatatgacatatgatttttcaataataatgtagctttctaatggtgaaagaattttcgaaatcggttcagtagttccagagattacccctacaaacaaactttacctctttataatattagtataatgtGTACAAGACAAGCTGATGCTAACAACAATCCGCGAggatttgttttttaaaatcttgtggAAACTTGTTCATTctccaaaaaaaccggccaagtgcgagtcagacttgcgcactgaaggttccgatgtacagtcgtattttgcgacattttgcacgataattcaaaaactatgatgcataaaaattaataaaaatctgttttagaatgcacaggtaaagccctttcatatgatacccttgatatagttatcttacttcgaaaattgaaaatactagttattagttcatgaccacaatttaacttttttgtgtgatctaaccctaaattcacggttttcagatttttccccaaatgtcgactataagatctacctacctgccaaatgtcatgattctaggtcaacgggaagtaccctgtaggtttcttgacagacagacagacagacagtcagacagacagacaacaaagtgatcctataagggttccgtttttccttctgaggtacggaaccctaataaaaagcaTGTTATATCTATCTCCAGGATATCAGctatctgtgccaaatttcatcatgatCGGAAGTAACACACAAACGGACACCCTTGAACAAGTATAGATTATTATGGATATATACCAgtacctaaaataaatttacaaaaaaaacagtgGATCTGTAACTTATCTATTTTGAAGTAGGCTAAAAAATCACCTTAAATTACAGTTTCTATGGCAAGATTTATACTGTAGATAACCTTAGAAActatcattttatattattcttgctggttcttctcggtaggaaaggcattccgaaccagtggtagatgcatccgactattcgaaagtacttgtaaaagtttatttaaatttttttttttttaaatattatagaggGTAACTTGGCTTTGCTCAGACTCACGCCTCACAGATTTACGTCTCTGACATAAGTCTGTCTCATTTGAAATTCTTAACTCTAAGCAAAgcctgagtaaagtcaaagtaaataaagatcTTAGTTTATGTGCTAACCCTGCTCTTGAGACGCTGAACTTCCTTCTTTGTCAGACAGTCGGCCTTCGCGATTACAGGAACAATGTTCACTTTGTTGTGTAACTGTTTCATGAACTCGATGTCCAGAGGTTTGAGGCTAAAACAAGGGAATAATCATGTATAAAAGTTTCTtaacccataatattatgtattttcgtTTATAAGACACTAGCGTCCCGCCCCAGCATCGCACGGgtaacttattacaattttcgtagggatctataattttttgcaacataatatagcctatgtcacttaggagtaatatagctttctactggtgcaagaatttttaaaaatggttcAGTGGTACCAGAGTTTACCCccttacaaacaaactaacaaactttacctctttataacattagtatagaattatagatataaacatttatttatcaaagGTCTGAGCTTTAGTGAAATTTTGATTTACTGGAAGTTATTGTCATTTTTCAATACACAAAACTACAAGCAACAACAAAATCGATAAACGCGGTCGGTACAGACTCATGCAACACAAACTATGAAGCACAGCGCAGGTGTGCTGGGCTTCCCCCTTGCACcactcacctcataccccgattgtcatgtcgACGTGTCGCAAAcgataacttaaaaataataataactagtcgatgcccgcgacttcgtccgcgtgtatttaggttttttaaaatcccgtaggaactctttcattttccgggataaaaagttgcctatgtcaaattctaggatgcaagctacctctgtaccaaatttcatataaatttgttaaactgttgggttgTGAAAAGttaggagacagacagacatacacactttcgcatgtataatattagtatggaggataTATGTGCCAAATGCCATATTCAATTCACCATATCAATCATCAGATATTGAGTTTAAATGTAATAAACAAACTAAAGCCTTTCCCCTTTTACTTAGTTCGATATGATAACAGAAGTTAATGGCTTCTctatacatacttatattatttgagGAGAACTGTTATCTGTGTAGTTCTGTACTTTGCAGACGCTTGATAACATAATGGGTAACATCCTTTGTAATGCATATTCTGTACATAATTCTCATATGAAATCATTTACTAGCAACAGCCCGCGGATTCGCTCCCGTGGGAGCGTGGGTGGGAGTGGGATaatgggtacataccacgattaatatgATTATCCATTTTTTATATAGTGGGcagcttcagccgtggctagttacccccTTACCAGCaaagcttgtttttttttataaagaatattagccatgttaaattactaatattcccctttcctctcctattaaggcgtcaggcttgtgctaggagtaggtacgataatagtgcaacgggcggggtttgaaccgtcgacctttcggttttcagtccactcctataccggttgagctattgaggctctaatcaAATAAAGCTGTGCCGTCTAGCAATTTTTCATACCGGTAAAATTCAATCAGAGTATGGGTTTTTAATGAAACTGGCGtactccttccaagttagcccgctcccatcttagacggcATTACCATCAGACGAGATCGCAGTCCCCTTGACTGTATCAGACTGTGCTAACTTGTATGCTAACTTGTTTCAGAATAAAAACCCCTCATAAGGTAAGCACTAATGTTATGCACCTTGCCTTTTCATGTAAGCactattacatactagctgatctcgcgacttcatccgcgtggatttaggtttaggaactctatgatttttcggaatgaaaaatattctatgtcactctccaggtctttgactacacccatgcaaaaaatcacgccaaatgcgttactccgttgcgacgtgattgaaggacaaactaacacactaataaaccaacaaacaaacacactttcgcatttataaaaggtGTAGTGATGTCCCTTGCCCCCTCCAGTAGGTAAAACCAAACCTTGCGCAACGAGTAGGTAAAACAACAGCCGAggaggtatttattttattaatctagACATACCCATGTCCAAATGGAGAGATGAAGTAGAAGCAGCAATGGATGCGGTTATCGACAATATTACGTCGATTCAGACCGCTCTCGTCACGTAAAAACCGCTCAAACTGCTCATCAATGTATTGTATTATAGACTGGAGAAAAAGATATCAAATTGTTAACAATGATCTTTTCTAACTTTTCTTATTATaggctagatgatgcccacgacttcgtccgcgtgaattaaggtttttaaaaatcttgtgggaactctttaattttccgggataaaaagtagcctatgtccttccccgggatgtaagctaactctgtaccgaatttcatcaaaatcggttggactgctgggccgtgaaaagctagcagacagaaagacagacagacacactttcccatttataatattagtatggataagagaGACGTTTATGTAGAGACAGATCTTTCTTCTCTTAAGTCTGAGCTTATACATGCACATCTTGGCCATAGGTAAATCTGTAAAAAAAGGCAGGATAAGTTTTACTTACCCTGAAGCAATCAGTATTATCAATTGCATCTCCATAGCCAGGTGTATCAACCACCGTAAGACGTAGTTTGACCCCTCTCTCTTCAATCTCAACAGTTGAAGCATCTAACTTCACTGTTTGGTTTGTTTTTTCTGTGAAACATAAAATTGTTTACCACAAAAACTCTAAACATGGTGTGTTTGTTgttatttcacccacttagccCACACAAGAactcatgtttaatattttctttaaaccTTGTTTAAGTTTTTGTCATAAGATGTAATATAAATACAGATACAGAGCCTAATTGGCTCTGTTTGGTGTATGGACATATTACATCGCAAGCTCTCTGATCTATTTAATTTATCACTTTCAATAAAGGAAAATTTGTAACAAAACCAACAACAAAATGAGTATGCAGTACACCAGGAAAACAATATTGTAAAACAAATTTCAACAATAAATAGATATCACTACCGTTACATATCAGCACCAGTAGAGGTTCACTTGCCCCACagaacacctttttttttttaatacctacctaatagtacTTTACCGGTACAGAAGGATCACTCCaaagatatttaaataagtagtgACTCTTATTACTACAGAATAAGGTGCAATTCAGCTTGCAAAGCGCTGCAGcttacaatttaataaatatccCCTAacgtataatataatgtataccATGAACAGgcatataggttactttttatagaGTTACTGcatttttttataaacctatACTCCACATGCataaagttgcaggcatcatctagtattcctataaaaaatatattatacaaacCTATTGCATCAGGAATAACTCTTTCAGGGTACAAATCTGTTAGAAACAGAGAGTTAACAAGGGTTGATTTTCCAAGCCCACTTTCCCCTACTACCATCAGGGTAAACTCAAACCCTTTTTTGACTGACTTTCGGTGCACCTGATTGGGCAAGTTTGCAAACCCAACATAGCCAGGTGTCTCCAAATTAGAAAACTGTAGGAAAAAAATCTAATTAGatccaattataatatagtgTCAACTCTCTAACAGCCTATAACACAAACATTATATGAGATTGGTTGGTTTGTCTTTACCTTTCTTTATAATGaatacatctaaatatacttataaaaggaaaaactgactgactggctgactgactgatcaatcaacacTCAGCTCCTGGACGGGTTAggctatttggcatgcagatagctattataacgttgACATCTACTAAGAatggattttggaaaattcaacccctaagagggtaaaatagtggtttgaaatttgtgtagtccaagtgAACGAAGatacggacataagctagttcaaagtATAACATGATAAAAGACTATGCTGCACCCATGGAATGGTGTGGGTGGAATGGAATCCATTTTATTATGGTGAAATAGATATCcatgttatatatatatatatatatattttaataaatgagaaagtgtgtctggctgtctgctatcttttcatggcccacctgtttaaccaattttgatgaaattttgttaaacagatgggatagcttgcatcctggagatggacatccgctactttttattccagagatcccaaaagtttttaaaacctacaatttgaaataaaatttaacctTTACTTAGTTAAACTAAATGATAAAATGTgtgtaaaaattgtaaaatgaaACCTATAGAATCCAATAAAAGAGGATTTATTCGTGTAACAGACTAGATCAGGACAAGTCATGAGACACATTCATATGCTATGTATTCAGTCGGCACGCATAAACAATGACATACATCCGCCGCTAACTGTATCGAAAACCATTTCACCAAAGGCACGCAATCAATTATATCACACTTAACTACATAGACGGTCATATACTTCGATAAATATGTCACCGTGAATCATACAGCGCCAAGCAAATATGTTTTGCATAAAACAAAATCTATTTAAGCACTGACTTGTATTTTATTGGTCTTATAAGCCTCtaggtacatataaataaaaacaaaaacttacGTTTTTTGGAGTTTCGCTGGACATTGTAATACAGAATGCTTCGCTGCGGCTTTGTAGTTTAgtgtagtttttaatttttatgaaggATGCAACAATTATATTTGTATGCAACAATTAAACATTTAAGTACATAGAAATTGAAAAGCGATTCATTGATATTTATTAGTAACTTTTAAGTGAagattttcaaattttaatttctGACCATTTCTGACGAAATGTGAAAGAAATCAGAAATGACGTTATTGGTCTGTGAGAAATGACTTTTGTTGACCTCCGGCTTTGACAATGCTCTGTGGTTTTGAccattgacaatttttttttccaacTGGCTTTGCGGCTCTCGATTGTAGCTTTTTTGAGCCTTTATTGACAAAATAAAACCATAACTTAACGAACATAGGTGTAcgcaaagaagttggaagtactactacgtagtgtACGACCGACCAGTGATTACTGATTAGTGATTCTTGAGGTGATTCTTATTTCTTACTGGTCTGTGGTGATtctgattatatactctttgcccTTTGGTGTTCATGTCATGGTCATGTGTTTGTGTTGTGCTTAggccatagagatagtatacagtTTCtggcatagagtaaagtaagtaagtaagtaagtaaagtaatatAGTTTCTGGGCAGTTTctttatgttattggtctgtggtttcttttatttctggtcggtgggcAGTTcagtttcaatttttttcaaatcacaTTAGAATATTAATTAGTTACATTTAATATGGTTAGCTTAGTTATATCTAAGTCAATTACCTGTGTCAATACCAATCCAATTTTgtgatttataatttataaataataatactaataatggCAGACAACAGTAGGtattcatcatctcaacccatcgctggcccactactgaaaacGGGTCCTCACAGAATGAAAAGAAATTCCATAATTCACCAAGCTAGCCAAATGTGATTGACAGACTTTATAAACCATTAAAAGAACAATATGGATAATTTAGACTTGCAGGTTTcttcaggatgttttccttcaccattcttTTTTATTCACTCTGGgctttccgcacttaaacgatTTCGTCTGTTGTGTGTAATGTGTTCCTTCACCATTAATGCAAGTGTTATTTTATTGCTTCCTGGGCCTCCTGAAATGGAGGTTAATATCTAAACCACTATACTAAGCAATAGGTATTATGCTATACAAATAGTACTTTGCAATAATAAGACAAATGAACTCAATGGTTTCCCACCACACTCCAAACTTGTTGTGTTGTACATTTTACTAACTTTACCAGATTTCAATCAAGCCCTATTGTTGGAAGTTGATTCAACTACCAATTGTTAAAAGAAAATACGTAAGGATATTAttcgtcagtttttatttagttgacATGTTGATGTGAACAGCAAACAAAAGAGaatgacatttttattattgagcttataaataaacctaatacctatgaagaagtatttattctaacacCTATTTTGTAcgtactcctagtacaagctttatTCAGTCATTTTGGTTGTTACGTTGAGTAGTTAGAAAAgttagatatttaatttttttggatgatcataatatttcttgtatttcaGAAATAAAGTCATGTCCAGAAAAGCTTTTGGGACTATTAGCATTTACTTCAATTGCTGCATTAGCTCTCATTATAAGTGGAATTGTATTGATCTTGTTTCCTTCAAAAATGGTATGTATTTTTAAGTTGgtcaaatatttttgttaataatgACATGAAGcaaaaatcaattattttagcgattctaatccatactaagatattattataaatgcaaaagtgtgcctatctgtctgctagctaatCACAGCTCATCCAATTAActaattttgttgaaatttggtacaaaaatagcttgcatcctgcactatatttttatcctgaaaaatcatctcctgaaaaaaaaagccctttaccactatgctatcactgCTAGCTAATATTAAGCTTAAACATTAggattatttcattttattcatttaaatataTTCATAACATAATGTGCGctaatttttccttttatgaTCGTAAATACACCTAATGGTCTTTTTAGGTATTAACATTTTATCAAGGCTCATTAGTGTTGATTGAATGGTTTTTACTATACTTATTCCTTTTATAAAACTTTAGTAATACTTGATAACGTGAGTAGATAAGAGGCTATCACATCTTTTCCTCATGTAAAGTCTATTTCTGGGGAAGATGGAAAAACCTAGTGGCAGTAGTTCGGTTAGTGCGGTTAACCAAACTAACGCAACTTTTTAGTGGCAGCAGTTCGAGTGGTACAAAGCACCGAACTATGAATAACTATTATCAATGACAgaaaatatatcatcatcatcatcagccgatagatgtccactgctagagataggtctcttgtaggtactgCCACACTCCATGGTCTTGCAGCTGTTCTCttgtctgatgttgtccgtctaCCGTCTTTCGGTTTTCCAAACTATGTGCTCtggctctgcccattgccacttcagctttgcaacctgttgagctgtgtcggttactctagttctcctgcgTATCTTCTCATTTGTGATatgattacgtagagaaactccaagtatatctctctccatcacccgctgagctGAAAATGTTATGTTAGCATTGAAAGAAAACAAGATGTATCATgcttcatattatatttctttattcATGTCTGTCTAGCATATATTTATTCttagaatcatcatcattatcactggcacactactgagcatgggcgagggtctcttttcagaatgggaagggtttaagccagagtctgccatgctggttgtgtggattggcagacttcacacaccttgactcaggtttcgtcacgatattTTATTGTCGTAGAGATATCAATCAATAGCTTAAAATACAAATCTGAAGGGGTTTGTGCCTAGGATTGTACCCCAGTCCCACTGAATAAGAGGCCTACATCTCAACCTATCACTGCTTATGTATACTGCAATCTTGTGACATTGGCCACACCCAAAAACTTTTCAAAATAACAAATACTTAATTGCTTTCTTAATAAGGATTGTTGGCTTATTATTTTCAGTCAGGTACAGAAATACAGAACTATACAATAGAATATACATACTGTAAGCCTGCAAGTAAAAACTATGCCACGTGTGAAGACTTTTTCAATAGAGACGAAGAAAACCAAAACTACTGTCAATGCTATGTTACAACCAATCTCATTGAGACTCTGCAAGGTGAAATTGTTGTGCATTGCCAGTTGGAAATGTATAACCCGCAAGACTCAAATATGGCCAATAGTAGGTTGGtataaagaaaattaattattattgactagatgatgctcgcgacttcatctatatggatttttgaaaattctgtggTTCCATGT
Proteins encoded in this window:
- the Septin1 gene encoding septin-1 yields the protein MSSETPKNFSNLETPGYVGFANLPNQVHRKSVKKGFEFTLMVVGESGLGKSTLVNSLFLTDLYPERVIPDAIEKTNQTVKLDASTVEIEERGVKLRLTVVDTPGYGDAIDNTDCFRSIIQYIDEQFERFLRDESGLNRRNIVDNRIHCCFYFISPFGHGLKPLDIEFMKQLHNKVNIVPVIAKADCLTKKEVQRLKSRVMEEIEREGIKIYPLPDCDSDEDEDYKEQVRQLKAAVPFAVCGAGQQLEVRGRRVRGRLYPWGVVEVENPEHCDFIKLRTMLITHMQDLQEVTQEVHYENYRSERLARNGQIPKRHTSTESGLSESDSGLTNGSNEDALREKEAELRRMQEMLEQMQRQMQLQAAASTTSA